In Comamonas koreensis, the genomic stretch TGCCCAACACCTTCACCCACATCTTTGCCGGTGGTTATGCCGCTGGTTACTACAGCTACAAGTGGGCTGAGGTGCTGTCGGCCGACGCCTTTGCCAGCTTTGAAGAAGCAGCGCAAAAGCGCGGCAGCAGCGATGTGGTGGACCGCGAGGTGGGCCAGCGCTACCTGCATGCGATTTTGGAAGCCGGTGGCAGCCGCCCGGCCATGGAATCGTTCAAGGCCTTCCGGGGCCGTGAGCCGCAGCTCGACGCACTGCTGCGCCACCAGGGCATGGCCGAGCCGCTGGCGGCCTGACCGGCTCCGGCTGCCGGTCACCCCTTCAGTGCCCGGCAGCCCACAGCCAGCTGCAGTGCTGCGCAGGCATAATGGCGCTACAACAGCTATAGAGAGGGATAGGCATGAAGAAAAAGGCTTTGGGCAGCATGCTCGTTGGCACCGCCATCGCTTGCGCTGCAGGCTTGGCAGGCGCGCAAACGGTGTACCGCATTGTGGGCCCCGATGGCCGGGTCACTTTCTCGGACCGTGCACCCACGTCCGACACCCCGAGTCAATCGGTCACCACCGGCGCCGTCACCGAGCCTGCGGGCACCCGCACCAGTGACCTGCCGCTGGAAGTCAAGCAAGCAGCCACCAAGTACCCGCTGACCTTCTACACCAGCAAGGACTGCGGTGCCTGTGATGTGGCTCGCCGCTATCTGCTGACCCGGGGTGTGCCTTTTGCAGAAAAGACGGTAACCTCCAACGCCGAAATCCAGGCGCTGCGCAAGCTCAACCCCGATGG encodes the following:
- a CDS encoding glutaredoxin family protein, coding for MKKKALGSMLVGTAIACAAGLAGAQTVYRIVGPDGRVTFSDRAPTSDTPSQSVTTGAVTEPAGTRTSDLPLEVKQAATKYPLTFYTSKDCGACDVARRYLLTRGVPFAEKTVTSNAEIQALRKLNPDGTIPFATLGSQHLSGFNENDWSAYLDAAGYPAQSKLPSSYRPAPAQPLIPKVIAPAAPAAAQPADGSAEPASGNQSVEPDRVTPSNPTGIVF